The following are encoded in a window of Bdellovibrio svalbardensis genomic DNA:
- a CDS encoding Tad domain-containing protein, with protein MLKNNHSTFILSLKSRKGQVALFVALIFQILFLFFAMVINVGLLVHHKINLQNSVDLAAYYGAAKQAENLNAIGHMNYQIRQSWKLLAWRYRMLGSGGEFEYHPFKKPNPPHLDESQAYEGIANENTDPIRNGFQEAPAFCITYIPFKPMPKDENTCKYMASRSGVKLFRPPKHFGFLQVTATVTSISNRLLDRAQERCRAFGSYNYLMLGKFVVAYNADQRDRMIVINELSRTMSSSVEDFYDLDGESVSTGVKNTFQNNLTAPNRSAVTSFKMHNSLGDPKCGVTGNSDRPVKWLSPIKIYPGFSYIDTKCDRQRIDTVGKEFNASRDEDDKGVPIHYKDGTVDPSLASGINELLPYIGYRSNLVDTYNFSLGVEKNPWCMAYVGVSAETQPVIPFSPFGKVTLKARSFVKPFGGRIGPWYSDRWSRRDMDAQNSDGNNRTDDLIPPRVSDLASLTTGMADPKVLKWRAANYSRYVGDPYGLKSAMMIGNYGKSIYELDPAWAPLPQGNSPNADMGSNVDIYNGSNPPNFADWDALPFNYAQTTGDILAWAKDQPSKMRLLEMSAVAPNAFDIAYYSIEPDFYHNYFTRMRDGFIRKVGSSVAKSFRPDIGYHKGFRVGAYNFDEFSVKDQIAEVGGIVESMLPIKSKFTYSVLNWKNLLTGWGSKNLKDYSLNPGTFGNCTSEPVGGVPNPGNCVVGGSTGYSVKMVSSDYLSSELQLGGENTGKGKILNLPPSDF; from the coding sequence ATGCTTAAGAACAACCACAGTACTTTCATTTTGAGTTTGAAAAGTCGCAAGGGCCAAGTTGCTCTATTCGTGGCGTTGATTTTTCAAATTCTGTTTTTGTTCTTCGCAATGGTCATCAATGTCGGTCTTTTGGTTCATCATAAAATCAACCTGCAGAATTCCGTGGATCTTGCGGCATACTATGGGGCCGCGAAACAGGCAGAGAATCTGAACGCGATCGGACATATGAATTATCAGATTCGTCAAAGCTGGAAGTTGTTGGCTTGGCGGTATCGGATGTTGGGGAGTGGCGGTGAGTTCGAGTACCACCCGTTTAAAAAGCCAAATCCGCCTCACTTGGATGAGTCCCAAGCGTATGAAGGTATTGCGAATGAAAACACAGATCCAATTCGCAATGGATTTCAAGAGGCTCCAGCATTTTGTATTACTTATATTCCCTTTAAACCTATGCCAAAGGATGAAAACACCTGCAAGTACATGGCCTCAAGAAGCGGTGTGAAACTTTTCCGACCACCAAAGCATTTTGGTTTTTTGCAAGTTACGGCGACAGTAACATCGATTTCCAATCGACTTCTGGATCGAGCTCAAGAGCGATGTCGCGCATTCGGTTCATATAACTATCTTATGCTGGGGAAGTTTGTCGTTGCATATAACGCCGATCAACGCGATCGCATGATTGTGATTAACGAACTTTCCAGAACAATGAGCTCTAGTGTCGAAGATTTTTATGACCTGGATGGAGAAAGTGTTAGCACCGGAGTAAAGAATACTTTTCAAAATAATCTGACAGCACCGAATCGAAGCGCGGTTACTTCTTTCAAAATGCATAATTCGTTGGGCGACCCCAAGTGTGGCGTTACTGGCAACAGTGACCGCCCGGTTAAGTGGTTGAGTCCTATAAAAATTTATCCCGGATTTTCCTATATCGATACAAAGTGTGATCGTCAGCGAATCGATACTGTTGGCAAAGAGTTCAATGCATCCAGAGATGAAGACGATAAGGGTGTACCTATTCACTACAAAGATGGAACTGTTGATCCAAGTCTTGCGAGCGGTATCAATGAACTCCTTCCTTACATTGGGTATCGCTCAAACTTAGTTGATACTTATAATTTTTCTTTGGGTGTTGAAAAGAACCCTTGGTGCATGGCCTATGTAGGAGTTTCTGCGGAGACTCAGCCAGTGATTCCATTTTCTCCATTTGGTAAAGTTACTTTGAAAGCGCGTTCCTTCGTTAAGCCATTTGGTGGGCGGATTGGTCCTTGGTATTCAGATCGGTGGAGTCGCCGCGACATGGACGCTCAGAATTCAGATGGTAATAATAGAACAGATGACTTGATCCCACCTCGTGTTTCGGATCTTGCCAGTTTGACGACGGGAATGGCTGATCCAAAAGTTTTAAAATGGCGTGCAGCAAATTATAGTCGGTATGTTGGCGATCCTTACGGATTGAAGTCAGCAATGATGATTGGTAATTATGGAAAAAGTATTTATGAATTGGATCCGGCCTGGGCTCCACTTCCTCAGGGCAACAGTCCCAATGCAGACATGGGATCAAACGTAGATATTTACAATGGATCCAATCCTCCGAACTTTGCTGATTGGGACGCATTGCCTTTTAACTACGCGCAAACCACTGGCGACATTCTTGCTTGGGCAAAGGATCAACCATCAAAGATGCGACTTCTTGAAATGTCAGCCGTGGCTCCCAATGCATTTGACATCGCATATTATTCGATTGAGCCAGACTTCTATCACAACTATTTCACCAGAATGCGGGATGGATTCATTAGGAAGGTCGGCTCTTCAGTCGCAAAAAGTTTCAGACCCGATATTGGCTATCATAAAGGTTTTAGAGTTGGTGCTTATAACTTCGATGAGTTTTCTGTAAAAGATCAAATTGCGGAAGTCGGGGGGATTGTTGAATCAATGCTACCGATTAAAAGTAAATTTACTTACTCGGTGTTAAATTGGAAGAATTTATTGACGGGTTGGGGAAGTAAAAACCTCAAAGACTACTCTCTCAATCCGGGAACCTTCGGCAATTGCACATCGGAGCCTGTTGGCGGAGTCCCGAATCCAGGTAATTGCGTGGTTGGCGGGTCTACAGGGTATTCGGTGAAGATGGTGTCTTCTGACTACTTAAGTTCAGAGTTGCAGCTTGGCGGCGAGAATACGGGTAAAGGAAAGATCTTAAACTTACCACCGAGCGACTTTTAA
- a CDS encoding exo-beta-N-acetylmuramidase NamZ family protein gives MKLGVEVLLSDVKRLKSLKGKRVGLICHPASVDAELKHSLDLLSKKIKLSCAFGPQHGVRGDKQDNMIESPNFIDPVHQIPIFSLYGEVRRPTAEMMSHFDVLLFDLQDLGCRIYTFITTLLYVMEECAKTQKKIIILDRPNPAGRVIEGFRMRPGWESFVGAAPIPMRHGLTVGELALYFKDFYQLDLELDVVKMKGYAPNKAPGFGWDVKRPWVNPSPNAASLNMARAYPGTVLIEGTTLSEGRGTTRALEVIGASDLDYTKILAEMKKKAPQWHKGVILRECYFEPTFHKHQGKLCHGFQFHTDCESYNHAQFKPFRLVALMLKVIRELYPDYPIYRDFAYEYVHNKLAFDVINGGPELKNWIEKKNAKPADLDKELLKDEKSWAKESKKYLLYK, from the coding sequence ATGAAGTTGGGTGTTGAAGTTCTATTGAGTGATGTGAAGCGTTTAAAATCTCTTAAGGGCAAACGTGTGGGTTTGATTTGTCATCCGGCCAGCGTTGATGCGGAACTTAAGCACAGCCTCGATCTTCTTTCCAAAAAAATTAAATTGTCTTGTGCCTTCGGTCCTCAGCACGGTGTGCGTGGTGATAAACAAGATAACATGATCGAGAGCCCAAACTTCATTGATCCCGTCCATCAGATTCCTATCTTCAGTCTTTACGGCGAAGTTCGTCGTCCCACTGCAGAGATGATGTCACACTTTGATGTTCTGCTTTTTGATCTTCAAGATTTGGGTTGCCGAATCTATACGTTTATCACGACGTTATTGTATGTGATGGAAGAGTGCGCGAAGACTCAAAAGAAAATCATCATTCTTGATCGTCCTAATCCAGCGGGTCGCGTGATCGAAGGATTCCGTATGCGCCCAGGTTGGGAATCTTTTGTCGGAGCAGCTCCGATTCCAATGCGACATGGTCTGACAGTCGGTGAGTTGGCGTTGTACTTCAAAGATTTCTATCAGCTCGATCTTGAACTTGATGTTGTTAAGATGAAAGGCTATGCGCCTAATAAGGCTCCGGGTTTTGGCTGGGATGTGAAAAGACCTTGGGTGAATCCATCTCCGAATGCGGCTTCCTTGAACATGGCTCGTGCTTATCCAGGAACGGTACTGATCGAAGGAACCACACTTTCAGAGGGGCGCGGAACGACCCGAGCATTGGAAGTAATCGGGGCCTCTGATTTGGATTACACAAAGATTTTGGCAGAGATGAAAAAGAAAGCACCGCAGTGGCATAAAGGCGTGATTTTGCGCGAATGCTATTTCGAGCCGACTTTCCATAAGCATCAAGGCAAACTTTGTCATGGCTTCCAGTTCCATACAGACTGCGAGTCCTACAACCACGCGCAGTTTAAGCCCTTCCGATTAGTGGCTTTGATGTTGAAAGTGATCCGTGAACTTTATCCTGATTATCCAATTTATCGTGATTTCGCTTACGAGTATGTTCACAACAAACTTGCTTTTGATGTCATTAATGGCGGACCTGAATTGAAAAACTGGATTGAGAAGAAGAATGCCAAGCCAGCGGACCTAGATAAAGAACTTCTAAAAGACGAGAAGTCTTGGGCTAAAGAGAGCAAAAAATATTTGCTCTACAAATAA
- a CDS encoding sugar phosphate nucleotidyltransferase: protein MLLAAGEGTRLRPYTLTLPKPAIPFLNLPLASHSLGFLNDLPINKLVVNTFHLPEKIHSLFHRIPHNAKELHFSNEVGEILGNGGGLGKARAHFSGGGDFIMMNSDEVILPTDSDVVKKAVAQHKASGAIATLMVMEHHGVGTQFGGVWVDGANQVKGFGKTAIDGTKKAWHFIGVQILSERIFQYIPTTGASNILYDVMAAAIANGESVQCFPFEATWFETGNPTDFLEASEKCISFLLNPLASPEKTALERVFDRYANSKMISQSLEGAHLHFSNEASINTESKFQGFVCCAEGSRLPENCNLKNVVIGEGVQIPPGTQAENVLLI, encoded by the coding sequence ATGTTGCTTGCTGCGGGTGAGGGCACACGCCTTCGCCCCTACACTTTGACTTTGCCAAAGCCCGCCATTCCGTTTTTAAACTTACCTTTGGCTTCACACTCACTGGGTTTTTTGAACGATCTGCCAATCAACAAACTGGTCGTTAATACTTTCCATCTTCCTGAAAAAATCCACAGTCTTTTCCACAGAATTCCCCACAACGCTAAAGAGTTGCATTTTTCTAATGAGGTCGGTGAAATCCTTGGCAATGGTGGCGGTCTTGGTAAAGCACGAGCGCATTTCAGCGGCGGTGGTGATTTTATCATGATGAATTCAGATGAAGTCATTCTTCCGACAGATTCAGATGTCGTCAAAAAAGCTGTCGCTCAACATAAGGCCTCTGGCGCGATCGCAACATTGATGGTTATGGAACATCACGGAGTGGGAACTCAATTTGGTGGTGTGTGGGTTGATGGAGCCAATCAAGTCAAAGGCTTCGGCAAGACAGCAATTGATGGCACAAAGAAAGCCTGGCATTTCATCGGAGTACAGATTCTTTCCGAAAGAATCTTCCAGTACATTCCGACAACAGGAGCTTCAAACATTCTTTATGATGTGATGGCCGCCGCGATTGCCAATGGTGAGTCCGTTCAATGCTTCCCTTTTGAAGCAACTTGGTTTGAAACAGGCAATCCCACAGATTTCCTGGAGGCTTCAGAAAAATGCATCAGCTTCCTTCTGAATCCCCTGGCCTCTCCTGAAAAAACGGCTCTTGAACGTGTCTTCGACAGATATGCGAATTCAAAAATGATTTCTCAAAGTTTGGAAGGCGCTCACCTGCACTTCTCAAACGAGGCCAGCATCAATACTGAATCTAAATTTCAAGGGTTCGTCTGCTGCGCGGAAGGAAGTCGCCTTCCTGAAAATTGCAACTTAAAGAACGTTGTGATTGGCGAGGGAGTTCAAATCCCCCCCGGCACTCAAGCTGAAAATGTTCTGCTGATATAG
- a CDS encoding aminoglycoside phosphotransferase family protein — protein sequence MRIFLMVTHDEFLVPFLDRSLGSNAYKVFSLAGDASNRRYYRVVLDNQSWVLMRWEPFDPNNYPFLSVLNHFAKNGVHVPQVVSMSPQEGLVLLEDLGDYTLERKFWESQNQESSMDFYKMAIDEIVKIHHPATLDKSDCTAFKIQFDTEKFLWEMNYGKDNLLSGVLKFPFSEQRNKEISDIFLDICSKLHAEPKRIAHRDYHSRNLMLKLDQMVVIDFQDARLGPIQYDLVSLMRDSYVDMNDSMAKSLINYYLEQSKPYLPKDFSREHFDRIYELQSIQRCFKACGSFASFYHQREDKRYLKYLSGTLRRVMKAINEFPEYKVFGDVLIDSGALERKYESL from the coding sequence GTGAGAATTTTTCTTATGGTCACTCATGATGAATTTTTAGTTCCTTTCTTAGATCGCTCCCTAGGCTCAAATGCCTACAAAGTTTTTTCCCTTGCAGGAGATGCTTCGAATCGTCGCTATTACCGCGTCGTTTTGGACAATCAATCCTGGGTGCTCATGCGCTGGGAGCCTTTTGATCCAAATAACTATCCATTCCTGAGTGTCCTGAATCATTTTGCAAAAAATGGCGTACACGTTCCTCAAGTTGTCTCCATGAGTCCGCAAGAAGGACTTGTTCTTCTTGAAGACCTTGGCGACTACACTTTGGAAAGAAAATTCTGGGAAAGCCAAAATCAAGAGTCCTCCATGGACTTCTACAAAATGGCGATTGATGAGATCGTTAAGATCCATCACCCGGCAACCCTGGATAAATCCGACTGCACAGCCTTTAAGATTCAATTCGATACTGAAAAGTTTTTGTGGGAAATGAACTACGGAAAAGACAATCTGCTTTCTGGAGTTTTGAAGTTCCCATTCAGCGAGCAACGTAACAAAGAGATCTCAGACATCTTTCTGGATATCTGCTCAAAGCTTCACGCAGAACCGAAACGCATTGCACACCGCGACTATCATTCACGCAACTTGATGTTGAAATTGGACCAAATGGTCGTGATCGATTTCCAAGATGCGCGCCTTGGTCCTATTCAGTATGACCTAGTCAGCTTGATGCGTGATTCGTACGTCGACATGAACGACTCCATGGCAAAAAGTTTGATCAATTACTATCTTGAGCAGTCTAAACCTTATTTGCCCAAAGACTTCTCGCGTGAACATTTTGATCGCATTTATGAACTTCAGTCTATTCAACGTTGCTTCAAGGCCTGCGGCAGTTTCGCAAGCTTCTATCACCAGCGTGAAGACAAACGTTACCTTAAGTATCTTTCAGGAACTCTTCGCCGAGTCATGAAGGCCATCAATGAATTCCCGGAATACAAAGTTTTCGGTGATGTGCTGATCGATTCTGGCGCTCTTGAAAGAAAGTACGAATCTCTATGA
- a CDS encoding sigma 54-interacting transcriptional regulator, translating into MINWDEFEHIHVIKKLKHILSAWWNIDVVFTDERGMLKGYDSDKAGFNNPAIAALVNKEAGQSSIAELVSKSLDDLRTSQNRFSIRKWDMVGFDVGVFPIMIENDCVGTVVAMGFFRDSNFTSRLQEIRDRLAAFGMSGEVIEKCLGKLKFLDDQDRTHFTEICELVAQEIVTLHLEISSREDRIKELNKELGNRFKYDNMIGKSKPMQSLYALMDKIKGADSTVLVQGENGTGKELIAKSIHYNSNRKDKPFIIQNCSAFNDNLLESELFGHMKGSFTGALKDKKGLFEMADKGTFFLDEIGDTSPQMQVKLLRVLQEGTFMPVGATESRKVDVRIVAATNRNLKEMVEQGTFREDLYYRLNVINIRVPPLRERKEDIPFLTDFFLNKIHEQQGGPKRQLTKRALEKLYDYPWPGNVRELQNEIERLCVLSGEETKLMAELLSPKVLEAGEKNKVQGSRLQGKLKDALEDLEREMIREGLRRTGWNKSKLAKELGISRAGLIMKVEKYGLDKRKLAR; encoded by the coding sequence ATGATTAATTGGGATGAGTTTGAACACATACACGTGATCAAGAAGCTCAAACATATCCTCAGCGCTTGGTGGAATATCGATGTGGTATTCACTGATGAGCGTGGAATGCTTAAGGGCTATGACTCTGATAAAGCGGGTTTCAATAATCCAGCTATCGCAGCTCTTGTAAACAAAGAAGCTGGTCAATCAAGCATTGCTGAACTTGTATCTAAATCTTTGGATGATCTTCGCACTTCACAAAACCGTTTCAGCATCCGTAAATGGGATATGGTTGGTTTTGACGTCGGCGTGTTCCCAATCATGATTGAAAATGATTGCGTGGGTACTGTTGTTGCGATGGGCTTCTTCCGCGATTCAAACTTCACTTCCCGCTTGCAAGAGATCCGCGACCGTCTGGCTGCTTTTGGCATGTCTGGCGAAGTGATCGAAAAATGCTTGGGCAAATTGAAGTTCCTTGATGATCAAGACCGCACTCACTTCACTGAGATTTGTGAACTGGTGGCTCAGGAGATCGTGACTCTTCACTTGGAAATCTCTTCACGTGAAGATCGCATTAAAGAGCTTAATAAAGAGTTGGGTAACAGATTTAAATACGACAACATGATCGGTAAATCTAAACCAATGCAATCTTTGTACGCTTTGATGGACAAAATCAAAGGCGCTGATTCTACAGTGCTTGTACAAGGGGAAAACGGTACAGGTAAAGAGTTGATCGCGAAATCGATCCACTACAACTCCAACCGCAAAGACAAGCCATTCATCATTCAGAACTGTTCTGCCTTCAATGATAATCTTTTAGAATCAGAACTATTCGGTCACATGAAGGGTTCTTTCACCGGCGCTTTGAAAGACAAAAAAGGTCTTTTCGAAATGGCCGACAAAGGAACATTCTTCCTGGATGAGATCGGTGATACATCACCACAAATGCAAGTTAAGCTTCTTCGTGTATTGCAAGAAGGCACTTTCATGCCAGTGGGCGCAACTGAATCCAGAAAAGTTGACGTACGTATCGTGGCGGCGACGAATAGAAATTTGAAGGAGATGGTTGAGCAAGGTACGTTCCGTGAGGACTTGTACTATCGCTTGAATGTTATCAACATTCGCGTGCCACCACTTAGAGAAAGAAAAGAAGACATTCCTTTCTTGACGGATTTCTTCCTTAATAAAATTCACGAACAACAAGGCGGACCAAAACGCCAGTTGACGAAACGTGCTTTGGAAAAGTTGTATGACTATCCATGGCCAGGTAACGTGCGTGAATTGCAAAATGAAATCGAAAGACTTTGTGTTCTTTCTGGCGAAGAAACAAAATTGATGGCGGAACTTCTTTCTCCAAAAGTTTTGGAAGCTGGCGAAAAGAACAAGGTTCAAGGTTCTCGTTTGCAAGGTAAGTTGAAAGACGCCTTGGAAGATCTTGAACGCGAGATGATCCGCGAGGGTCTACGCCGCACAGGTTGGAATAAATCCAAACTTGCGAAAGAACTTGGCATCAGTCGCGCTGGTTTGATTATGAAGGTTGAGAAATACGGCCTTGATAAACGCAAACTAGCTCGTTAA
- a CDS encoding ABC transporter ATP-binding protein yields MVTEIKRLLSEAKPYKKTIVIVAVAGVIHAAASARMALLIKPLFDNLAKAEFDLVLQLVPWAMLLAVIAGVARYFHIYLMNYVAECITQALRQKLQQKFMKLNLSFHNTYATGSGGLISLILNDIGAIQDGLRMVADIFLHPLLFIFLLGNLLIIDWKLTLATMILVPIIGAFLKSTSRSLRKYTPIGQTLLQKMTSTIKESIDGVRIIQSFNLEKVMGNRLINESKEYLETRKIVHARTEIMGPVTEILASAIVMGVLLYETWEVKAGRATPGTFVGFIASLLMLNAPIKKFQESYVRIQSVVAVAKRIFHVLDDPNEVPESIENKPFPQQWNKITYKNVSFSYGREMILKNVDLEIKRGEIVALVGASGSGKSTIVNLLERFFDSTSGEILFDDVNIRDIELTELRRNIALVTQDVFLFSDTIENNIGAGNLSRDKKDVVKMATLANANDFIMKMPNGYQSRVGDRGNLLSGGEKQRVSIARAMFKDAPLLILDEATSALDTASEIEVQKGLDHLMEGRTALVIAHRLSTIQKADKIVVLKGGQIVEIGTHHELLKNEGEYHRFHSLQHS; encoded by the coding sequence ATGGTAACTGAAATTAAAAGACTCCTTAGCGAAGCAAAACCTTACAAAAAAACTATCGTAATCGTTGCTGTCGCCGGAGTTATTCACGCTGCTGCGTCTGCGCGAATGGCTCTTTTGATCAAACCTCTTTTCGACAACCTGGCAAAAGCTGAGTTCGATCTGGTTCTTCAATTGGTTCCTTGGGCCATGTTGCTAGCAGTGATCGCGGGCGTTGCACGCTACTTCCATATTTATCTTATGAACTATGTAGCAGAGTGTATCACTCAAGCGCTTCGTCAAAAATTGCAGCAAAAATTCATGAAGCTAAATCTTTCATTCCACAATACCTATGCAACGGGCTCTGGTGGATTGATCAGCTTGATCTTGAATGACATCGGCGCAATTCAAGATGGACTTCGCATGGTTGCGGATATCTTCCTTCATCCGCTTCTTTTCATCTTCCTTTTGGGCAACTTGTTGATCATCGACTGGAAGCTGACTTTGGCGACGATGATTTTGGTTCCAATCATTGGAGCTTTCTTGAAATCAACTTCACGCAGCTTGCGTAAGTACACGCCAATTGGCCAAACACTGCTGCAAAAGATGACTTCGACAATCAAAGAAAGCATCGACGGTGTTCGCATCATCCAGTCTTTCAATCTTGAAAAAGTCATGGGCAACCGCCTTATCAATGAGTCTAAAGAATATCTTGAGACTCGTAAGATCGTTCATGCGCGCACTGAAATCATGGGCCCTGTGACAGAGATTCTGGCTTCAGCGATCGTCATGGGCGTGCTTCTTTATGAAACTTGGGAAGTAAAAGCGGGTCGTGCGACTCCTGGTACTTTTGTCGGCTTCATCGCCTCTTTGCTGATGTTGAATGCTCCTATTAAGAAGTTCCAAGAGTCTTATGTGCGCATTCAATCTGTCGTTGCCGTGGCTAAACGTATTTTCCACGTTCTCGATGATCCAAACGAAGTCCCTGAAAGTATCGAAAACAAACCATTCCCGCAGCAGTGGAACAAGATCACTTACAAGAATGTTTCATTCTCTTATGGTCGCGAAATGATCTTGAAAAATGTTGATCTGGAAATTAAGCGCGGCGAGATCGTCGCTTTGGTTGGCGCAAGCGGTAGCGGCAAGTCAACGATCGTTAATCTTCTTGAACGCTTCTTTGATTCCACTTCAGGTGAAATTCTTTTTGATGACGTCAACATTCGCGACATTGAGCTCACAGAACTACGCCGTAATATCGCGCTGGTAACTCAAGACGTCTTCCTATTCAGCGACACCATTGAGAACAATATCGGAGCAGGAAATCTTTCACGCGATAAAAAAGACGTCGTAAAAATGGCGACATTGGCTAACGCAAATGACTTCATCATGAAGATGCCAAATGGCTATCAAAGCCGCGTCGGCGATCGTGGGAATCTTCTTTCTGGTGGCGAAAAACAACGCGTGAGCATCGCTCGTGCGATGTTTAAAGATGCTCCCTTGTTGATCCTTGATGAAGCAACCAGTGCTCTTGATACTGCCAGCGAAATCGAAGTTCAAAAGGGTTTGGATCATTTGATGGAAGGCCGCACAGCACTTGTTATTGCTCATCGTCTTTCAACAATCCAAAAAGCTGACAAGATCGTCGTCCTTAAAGGCGGCCAAATCGTAGAAATCGGCACACACCACGAACTTCTGAAAAACGAAGGCGAATACCACCGTTTCCACAGCCTGCAACACAGTTAA